GCACGTCCAGGATCCGGCACAGGCCCTGGTTCTCGAAACTCCGTGCAGCCGACTTCGCCAGAAAGCCCACCGCATTGCGCTCACGGATGAAGGTCAGCGTGGACAGATAGGACGAGGTCTCCATCAGATCGGACGGCGGTTGCAGGCCGCGATGATGGAACTGCTGCTCCAGCTTCACCCGCAATGACGCCCACGGCGGCGGCATCACGCAGGGCAACGCCGCCAGATCCGCCCACCCCGGCGCACTGCGGCCCGCCACATCGCTGCCGGGCGCCGCGACCACGACCATCGGCTCTTCGAACAACGCCTCGGCATGCAGGTCCGGCGCGGCGTAGCCCGGCTCCAACCTCCCCACGAACAGATCCAGTTCGCCCAGGCGCAGCTTGGGCAGCAGATGCGTCAGATCGCCCTCTTCGATCAGGACGGTCGCGCGCGCCGATCGCAGCTTCAAGGCATGCACGGCCCGCGCGAGCAGCACCGGCAGCGCGACCGCCATCGCCCCCACTCGCGTCTTGCCGGCCGCGCCGCTGGCGGTGGTGTCGATCTCATCGCGAGTGCGCTCATACTGCGCCAGCACGCCGCGCGCAAAGCGCACCACCGCGGCGCCTGCGTCCGTGGGTTCCGTGCCGCGCACGGACCGCGCAAACAGCGCGAGACCCAGCATGGACTCCACCTCTGACAGCATGCGAGACACCGCCGGCTGGCTGACCGCCATGAATTCAGCCGTGCGCCCTACATGCCGGAACTCGTCCAGCGCCACGAGCAATTGGAGGTGACGCAGCTTCAGGTTTGAGCGGAACACGCGGTCCAGGTGCGCCATGCGGCCCCCCTATACATATCAGTGTTGTTATCTATTGATGAGGCAATTCTATTGGATAGTTATATATAAGCTCACGAGAATAGATCCGGGCGACCTTGTAGCCTTGAGGGTGCTCACAAAAAAACCACATCGGAGACAAACCATGAGGCACATCCCCACCCCTGACCGGGACAGGCGCAGGTTTCTGGCGGGCGCCGCCTGTCTGGGCGCAATGGCCGGCGCCGGCGCGGCCGGCCTGCTGGCCCCCGGCCTGGCCCGCGCCGCGGACTACCCGCAGCGCCCCATCACCTTCATCTGCCCCTGGCCCGTCGGCGGCACGGCAGACCAGTCCATGCGCGCGCTCTGCCAGGTGGCGTCGGGCGTGCTGGGCCAATCCATCGTGGTGGAAAACCGCGCGGGCGCCTCGGGCATGATCGGCACGAAGTCGCTGTCGCAGGCACAGCCCGATGGCTATACCATCGGCCAGATCCCCATCTCGGTGGCGCGCTTCTCGCAACTGGGCCTGTTGCAGTTGGATCCGCGCAGCGAGTTGACCTATTTGGCGCGTACGTCGGGACAGACCTTCGGCATCGCAGTGCTTGCCAGTTCGCCGTTCAAGACGTTGCAGGAGGTCGTGGCTTATGCAAAGGCCAATCCCGGCAAGCTGACATACGGCCACGCCGGCATTGGCGGGGCAACGCACGTGGGCATGGAAGAGTTCGCCATGACGGCCGGCGTGCGTTTCAATGCGATCGCCTACAAGGGCGGCGCGGCCGCCCTGCAGGACGTGCTGGGCGGGCAGATCGACCTGCTGGCGGATTCAAGCTCCTGGGCGCCGCACGTCGAGGCGGGCAAGCTGCGGCTCCTGGCGACCTGGGGCGAGTCGCGGGCCTCGCGGTTCAAGGATGCGCCCACCCTGAAGGAACTGGGCTACGACGTCGTGGTCGAGGCGCCCAACGGCATTGGTGCACCCAAGGGACTGGATCCCGCCGTCGAACGCAAGCTGCGCGAGGCCTTTCGCACCGCGGTCAAGAGCGACGCATTCAAGCAGGTGGCCGACCGTATCGATGCGCCGGTCATGTACCTGGACGGCCCGGACTACCAGGCGTATGTGGCGTCGGTCTATACGCAGGAGACTGCGCTGATCGCGCGCCTGAAACTGAAAGAAATGCTGCAGAAAGGCTGATTCACGGTGACTTCCAACCCCTTGATCCGGCTGCACGCCAACGACAATGTGCTGGTTGCCCGGGAAGCCCTGGCCCTCGGCATGCACATCCCGGCGCTGGGCCTGCGGGTGCGCGCGCAGGTGCCGGGCGGCCACAAGATTGCCGCCTGCCGCATGCCGAAGGGCACGCCGGTGCGCAAGTATGACGCCATCATCGGCGTGGCCGCGCGCGACATCGAAGCCGGCGAGCATGTGCACGCGCACAATCTTGCGCTCGCCGACTTTGAGCGCGATCCCGGCTTCTGCCGCGACGTGCGGCCGGTCGACATGGTGCCCGAGGCCGAACGCGCGACGTTCCAGGGCTACGCACGGGCCGATGGCCGGGTGGGCACGCGCAATTTCATTGGCATCCTCGCGTCGGTGAACTGTTCCGCGACGGTCATCCACCACATCGCGCAGCACTACACGCCCGAACGCCTTGCCGCGTTCCCCAATGTGGACGGCGTGGTGGCGTTTGCGCAGACGAGCGGATGCGGCATGTCGTCGCCCAGCGAGCATTTCGATGTCTTGCGGCGCACGCTGGCCGGCTATGCGCGGCACCCGAATCTGGCCGGCGTGTTGATCGTGGGACTCGGCTGCGAACGCAATCAGGTTTCGGCGCTGATCGAATCGCAGGATCTGGCCGGGGACGCGCGCGTACGCACCCTCGTGATGCAGGACACGGGCGGCACCCGCGCCACGATTGCGGCCGGCATCCGGGCCATCGACGAGATGCTGCCGCTGGCCGACGTCGCGCGCCGCAGCAGCGTGCCGGCAAGCCACCTGAAGATCGGGCTGGAATGCGGCGGATCGGACGGCTATTCCGCGATTACGGCCAATCCCGCGCTGGGCGCGGCCATGGACATCCTGGTGCGTCACGGGGGCACGGCTATCCTTTCCGAGACCCCGGAGATCCACGGGGTGGAATACCTGCTGACGCGCCGCGCCGTCACGCCGGAAGTGGGCCGGAAACTGCTGGACCGGCTGGCCTGGTGGGAAAGGTACACGGCCGGGCATAACGCGCAATTCAATGGCGTCGTGGGCCACGGCAACCAGCAAGGCGGCCTGGCCAACATCTTCGAGAAATCACTGGGGTCCGCCATGAAAGGCGGCACGACGCCGTTGCAAGCCGTGTACGAATATGCCGAGCCCATCGATCGCGCGGGGCTGGTCTTCATGGATTCGCCCGGCTACGACCCCGTCGCGGTCACCGGCCAGATCGCCAGTGGCGCCAACCTGATCTGCTTCACGACGGGCCGTGGCTCGATGTTCGGCTCCAAGCCCGCGCCCACACTCAAGCTCGCCAGCAACAGCAGCATGTATGCGCGCCTTGAAGAGGACATGGACATCAATTGCGGCGCGGTGCTCGATGGCGAGGTGGACATCGCGCAGATGGGACAACGCATCTTCGACCACATTCTGCGCGCGGCCTCGGGCGCGCCAACCAAGAGCGAAGCGCTGGGGCTGGGCAACCACGAGTTCGTGCCCTGGCATCTGGGCATCGTCAGTTGACCCGTCATTTCAGGAGCCTTCACGCATGCCCGCACACAACCCCTTCAAGACGGCCCTTGCCGAGCGGCAAGCCCAGGTCGGTCTGTGGCTCTCGATGGCCGATCCCTATCTGGCCGAGGTTTCCGCCACGGCAGGCTTTGATTGGCTGCTGATCGACGGCGAGCACGCACCGAACGACCTGCGCGGCACCCTGGCCGCCCTGCAGAGCGTCGCGCCCTACCGCGCCCAGCCCGTGGTGCGCGTGGTGGCCGGCGACACGGCGCTCATCAAGCAGATGCTGGACATCGGCGCCAAGAACCTGCTGGTGCCGATGGTGGACACCGCCGAGCAGGCCCGCGCCCTGGTGGCCGCCACCCGCTATCCGCCGCTTGGCATGCGCGGCGTCGGCAGCGCAGTGGGGCGCGCGTCGCGCTGGAGCGCCCGCGACGACTACCTGGATGTCGCCGACGACGAGATCTGCCTGCTGGTGCAGGCGGAAACGGTGCAGGCGTTGTCGAACCTGGAGGCCATCTGCGAGGTGCCGGGCGTGGACGGCGTGTTCATCGGACCCGCCGATCTGGCCGCGTCCATGGGGCACCGGGGCCGCCCCGGTCATCCGGACGTGCAAGCCGCGATCGAGCGCGCCATGCGGATCATCATCGAGCGCGGCAAGTCCGCGGGCACGCTGACATCGGACCCCGCGCTCGCACGCCGCTATCTGGATCTGGGATGCACCTTCGTGGCGGTCGGCGTCGATGTCCTGCTTTACGCCAATAGCGCCCGCCGGCTGGCGGCAAGCTTCATTTCCCCGGGCGAGCGCCCCGCGCCACCCGCTCCATCCGCCGCCTATTGAGTGCCCAAAAGCGGCCGATCCGTCCTGTAATCCGGTCTTGCATGCCCACGCATTCAGGCATAAATTGATCGGTACCGCTTTTCGATCGGCCATCTCGATCCCCCCGCCCGAATCGCGCGCGAAGGTTGTTTTCTATCTTTTGTTCCCCCACCAGGAGCGATGCGATGCGAGTAAAACACCTGCTTGGCCCAGCGACCGTAGCCCTCTCGATGCTCTTCGGGTCGGCTGTCACGGCCGCCCCCTCGGACCCCGCCCCGATCATCACCGGCAAGCACTGGACCGATTCCGACGCCAACCTCAAGAAGGCCTATCTGCTGGGCGTGGCCAATGCGCTTGAGGTCGAACGCGCCTACCAGCAACGCCGCGCCGTGCCGGACACCCAGACGCTGGTTCCCAAGTTCTCCGCGGGCCTTCAGAACCAGACGCTGGACTCCGTGCGTGAGACCATCGACCGCTGGTATGCCGCCAATCCGACCCAATTGGATCGCCCCGTCATGGAGACGATCTGGTTTGAGATCGTCGTGCCCGCCACCAAGACCAAACGCACCCCCTAGGAGCCGCCATGAAGACTATCCGCACGATAGGCCTGGCCATTGCGATGGCATCGCTGGCCGCATGCACGAACATGACCAAGGAACAGCAAGGCACCGTCACGGGTGGCTTGATGGGCGCCGCGGCGGGCGCGGGCATTGCCGCCATCGCGGGGGGCAGTGCCTGGACCGGGGCCGCCATTGGCGGTGCGGCCGGCGGTATCGCCGGCAACATCCGCGGCGCGAACCAGTAAACAGCGCCAGTAGACAACGCCGTACCGACCTGACCCGTCTCCCCCGAACGCCGGCTTGCGTGCAAACGCCAGCCGGCGTTCCTGCATTTGAATCGTGGCTACCCGCCACGGCCAGAGACTGCTACGCTGTGCGCCGCGATTCCACCCGGGCGATGCGGATGTTTCTTTCATGATGTATGTGCTGTGGTCCCTGCCGGCGCTGACCGTGATCGGCGCGATCGCGAGCGGGCGCGTCAACACGACCATCGCAGCATTGCTGGGGTTGCTTGCTGCCCTGCCCATCGCGCTGTTTGCGGCGCCCGCGCCGTTTGCCCTGGCGCAACTGGGCGTCGCCCTGGAACGCGGGCTGTGGATCGGCTGGATCATCACCCCCTACATTCTGGGTGGCCTGCTGTTCTGGCAGATGGCGGCGCAGGGCCGCACGCCTGCTGACAATGCGGACAGCTCGCCGCCTGCGCCCCGCGATCCGCTCGCGAGCCGCCGGCTGCTGTTCTTTGCCTGTTTCCTAGTCGGCCCGTTCGCCGAATCCGCAACTGGATTCGGCGTGGGCATGCTGGGCACCGTGATGCTGATCCGCCCGCTCGGTCTGAAACCGCGCGAGGTCATGGTGTTTGCGCTGCTCAGCCAGACATTGATCCCGTGGGGCGCGATGGGCAGCGGCACGCTGCTGGCCTCGGCGTACGCACGCGTGCCGCCCGCGCAGCTTGCGCTGTACAGCATGGCGCCCGTGGCGTTGCTGATGGGGGTCTGGATGGCGCTTTACTGGCGCACCGCCACGCGCGCGGGGTTGACGGCTCCCGCCGCCGAGCTGGCGCGCGAAGCGGGCTGGATGACGGCGAGCCTGGCCCTGCTGGCCGCCGCAACCGCGCTGCTGGGACCGGAAACGGCGCTGCTTGCGGCGTACGGTCCGCTGATCGTGCTGCGCTTCCTGGCGGACCGCCGCCCCGATCGCGGCCAAGCATGGCAAGCCGCGCGGCGCGCCCTGCCCTACATCGCGCTCATCGCCTGGCTGGTAGCCACGCGGCTGGCGCCGGGCCTGAACCGCGGCCTTGCCGGCATGGCGGATTTCAAGCCCTATGCGGACCTGCCTGCGTGGATGCCATTTCTACACGCCGGAAGCTGGCTGATCGCAGGCGCCGTGGCCATGGCCGCCTGGCAGCGCCATCCGGGCGCGCTGCGGGCCCAGGCGCGCGCCGCGTGGATGACAGGACGTCATGCCGTCATGTCGGTCTTTTTGTTCGCAATGATGGCCGAGGTGCTGGCGGGTGCAGGGATTTCCCGGGCCTACGCCGATGGATTATTCTCGAGCCTGCGCGACTGGACTATTCTGATCACGCCGCTTCTGGCCGGCACGTTCGGCATTCTGGCCAACAGCGGCAACGCGCCGAACAGCCTGTTCATGTCTTCCCAGCTATCATTAGCGCTTCAGGCCGGTCTGAACGTGCCCGCAGCCGCCGCGCTGCTGCACGTTTCGGGCACGTCGATGGGGATTTTTTCTCCGGTCCGGATGTCGATTGCGGCCGGTTTGGCGCATGGACGGGGGCAGGAACGCGGCGTGTATGTTCTACTACTGCCGTTTGCCCTGGCCGCGTTCGGCATTCTGCTGTCGCTGGCGCTGCTCGTGGTCCTCTCCGGGTAGCGGTTTTCACGGCACAGCGGTTACGCTCGCCGCCTCAACCTTTTTTTTGTGTAGCACATGGGACTAGAACAATTAGCCGCGATCCGGGAATTGCTGATCAAGCAGTCGCCTGACAAGGCAGGCTCCAAGAACGAATCGCGACCGCAAGGCACGGACAAGCCGCGCCGCCCGCAAGGCGCCGGCAAGGGTCCGCGTCCGCAAGGCGGCGACAAGGCAAAGCGCGCGCAAGGCGGCGACAAGGGCCAGCGTGCGCCGCGTCCCGAAAAGCGCGAGACGCCGGTCGATCCCGTGGTCGTCGCCATTTCGCGCCTGCAACGTCACTTTCCCAAGGCGTTCCCCAAGAACCCTGCCCCCAAGGTGCCCCTCAAGCTGGGCGTGCTGGCGGACCTGGTGCAGCACGCCGAGCAATTGCAGCTCGACGAGGCGCAGATCAAGGAAGCCGTCAAGACGTGGTGCGACGGCCGCCGCTACTGGGCCAGCATGGTCGAGGACGCGCCGCGCGTGGACTTGAACGGCGAACCCGCCGGCGCCGTGACCGCCAACGAAGCGCGCCACGCCAAGCGCATGGCCTCGCGCAATGCGTCCCGCAATGCCGCACGCGCACGGGCCGAGAAAAAGGCGCAGACGGCTGCTGAGCAGACGCCGGCGCCGGCTGCTGACGCCGCACCGGACACGCAACCTGCCGACGCGACGTCCGCAGAGGTGAACGCGGTGGCCGTGAAAGCCGCAGAGGTAAACGCTACGGATGTAAACGCCGCCGACGCGAAAGCCGCAGATGCGACGACGCCCACTGACGTCACGCCCGAAGACATCAAGCCCCAAGCGGCCGAATAAGCCCGCTCTAAGCAATTCAGGCCTGCGCCAGGCCGGGACAACGATTCCCGGCCTGGCGCAGGCCTTTCTGCATCTACGCGGCAGGATTTAGTCCGCCGACTCCAGCGCCGCCAGCGCCTGCTTGATGTACCCCATGCCTTTGTCCGAATAGGACAGCGTCATGGCCTGCTGATGACCCGCGCCGTCCATCTTCAGCAAGGACTTGCGCAGGATCTCGACGATCTTGTCTTCGTGGGCCGGGTAGAAGGCCTCGTACTGGTACTGCAGAAACACCAGGCACAGCGCGTTTTCCATGACCTGCACATCCGGATCCTGCTTGATCCCCTGCTTCATCAAGATCGCCGCCACGCGCTCGCAATCTTCTTGCGGGTAGCCCGTTTCCTTCATGAGTTCCTGCGCGATGCCCGCGTGATGCCGTGCCAGCGCCTTGCGCCACGTGAGATACCCGATACGGCCTTCGGGATAGCTGGCACGCGTAATCTCCCAGCGGCCAATGTGCTGGCATCGGGACGCCAGGATCAGCGGCTCGGACGCATCAGGCGCCAGCTTCATGACCCAATCGTGCAGCTTCTGCGCCAGAAACAGCTCCTGCGGACAGGATTCGCCTTCCCAGGTAAACGTGTTGGGGTCGGCGGCGTTGTAGTCGTCGAAACGGCGCAGGGTCTGCTGCAGGCGATCATTCATGGGATGGCGTCTTCGGAAAGACCGGCGCGCGAGGGCCGGTGCGGAGATTGACAAGTTGAAGGAGCCCATCATACCTGCGGCATCCGGCGCCGTGCGCCGTCTATACCGTTTCGCGCTATCTGCTTGGCCCGCCGTGTCATTGAAGTCGCCCTTGCGGTGTGCGACCGTAAAAGGCGTCGGGCCGGTCGAGGAGCCGGACCCGATGCGGGCCGGCGCCAGCGCTCTCCCGCCATTCAAGAACAATGACTGGAGAGACGACAGATGCGACACGCAAGATTACTGACCGTCACGCTGGCTGCCACGCTGTGGGCCGCGGGCAGCGCCGCGCAGGCCCAGGACGAGCCCTATCCCGCCAAGCCGGTGACCATTCTGGTGGGCTTTCCGCCGGGCACGGCGACCGACACGGTGGCGCGGATGCTGGGCGAAAGGTTGGCGCAGCGCATGGGGCAGCAGTTCATCGTGGAGAACAAGCCGGGTGCGGGCGGCTCCATCGCGGCGGGGCTGGGCGCGCGCGCCAAGCCCGACGGTTACACGCTGATGATCGGCGCGTCCGCGCCGCAGGCCATCAATCCGCACGTGTATCCCAACCTGAACTACGACGCGCGCAAGGACTTTGCGCCGATCGGGTTGATCACCTGGCTGCCGTATCTGTTCGTGGTCAGCGCCGACAACCCGGCGCGCAATCTGACCGACTTCCTGACCGCCGTGAAGGCCAAGCCGGGGCAATACACCTACGGCACCACCGGCGTCGGCACGACCAGCCACCTGGTGACGTCCGTGCTGCTGTCCAAGGCGGGCGCGACGATGGTCCATGTGCCGTACAAGGGCAGCAGCCAGGCGCAGACCGACATCGTGGGCGGTCGCACCTACGCGACGTTTGACACAATGGTGTCGTCGCTGGCCATGGTGAAGGCGGGCCGCCTGAAGGCGCTGGCCGTCAGCACGCCGGAGCGCGTGCCCACGCTGCCCGACGTGCCCACCGTCGCGGAGCAAGGCTTTCCGGGCTTTGACATGGGCGCATGGCTGGGCCTGATTGCGCCGGCTGGCATACCGCCCGCCATCCAGGAAAAGCTGGCCCGGGAAATGAACGACGTGCTGGCCGATGCCGCCGTGCGCGACAAGCTCGCGGACCTGGGCGCGCAGGTGCGCACCACCGAATCGCCGGCGCGGTTCGGCGCGATGATGAAATCCGAGTACGAATCGTGGGGCAATGTGGTCCGCGAATTCAACGTGAAAGGCACGGACTGACAAGAGATTGGACTGACAAAGGAATCGGCAACCATGAACACAAAAGCGGAAATGAGCAGCCAGGAATGGGACACGCGCGTCCAGTTGGCCGCGTGCTACCGGCTGGTGGCGCACTTTGGCATGAGCGACCTGATCTACAACCACATCACCGCCCGCATCCCGGACACCGACGATCACCTGCTTATCAACCCCTACGGCATGATGTATGACGAGATCACCGCGTCCAGCCTGGTCAAGATCGATCTGGCCGGCAACATCCTCGATCAGCCGTCCGGCTACGGCATCAACGCGGCGGGCTACGTGATCCACAGTGCGGTGCACGGGGCGCGGCACGACGTGGCGTGCGTCATCCATACGCACACCCGGGCGGGCATGGCCGTGTCCGCGCTGCAATGCGGTCTGCTGCCGCTCACGCAGACCGCGATGCGGTTTGCGAAGATTCCGTATCACGACTACGAAAGCGTCGCCATTGATCTGGACGAGCGCGAGCGCCTGGTCGCGGACCTGGGATCGTCCGATGCGATGATCCTGCGCAATCATGGGCTGCTGGCGGCAGGCCCGTCCATTGCTCAGGCGTTCAACACGCTCTATTGGCTTGAGATGGCCTGCAAGGCGCAGGTCGACGCCCTGAGCTCGGGGCGTGAACTCTGCCTGCCGCCGCCCGAGGTCATCGAGAAGACGTGGCTGCTGTACCAACCCGGCACTCGCCGGCCGTTCGGCGAACTGGAATGGCCCGCCATGCTGCGCCTGATGGACCGCAAGGACCCCGGCTATAAGAATTAAGGCTCGCCGCGCGGCGCCAAGTCGACGCCTGCGGCGTGGCTCACGCCCGCGGGCAGGATGGCCCCCAGGCTGCTGCGCACTTCCAGCAGGTACGGCGCGTCCGCGGCCAGGCCACGCGCAATCGCGTCATGCACCTGATCGGTGCGCGTCACGTATTCGGACTGGATGCCGAAGGCGCGCGCCATCATCGTGAAGTCGGGGCTGGCCAGATCCGTGCCCACGTAGCGTCCAGGATACGTGCGCGCCTGGTGCAGCCGGATCGAGCCGTAGCAGTTGTTGTTGGCGACGATGAACAGAATGGGCAGCCCGCGTTCGGCGGCTGCGGCCATTTCATTGCCGGTCATCGTGAAGCCGCCGTCACCGGCCATGCAGACGACCCGGCACGTGGGATCGCGCAACTGCGCGGCAATGGCCGCCGGCGTCCCGTAGCCCATCGCGCCCGATTGCGACGCGAGCAGCCTTTGCGGATACACGAACGGGAAATGCCGGTAGACCGGCGCGGCAAAGGTGCCGGCGTCCAGGCATATCGCCACGTCCGCGGGCGCCTGCGCCGCCAGTGCCTGGACTACCACGGAGAAAGGAATGCGGTCGTCTGCGGCGCGCCCCGCTGCGTTCGGCCATGCCGCCATCCGTTCCCGAATCGCGCGCAGCGTGGCGGCCCAGTCGTCGCGCGCCAGCCCTTCGCCCGTGGGCGGCAGATCGGCCAGTGCCGCCGCCGTAACTGTGGGATCCGCCACCCATCCCACATCCGCCGCGAAATGCTGATTCACGATGTGCGGGTCCGGATAGCAGTGCACCAGCGTCTGCCGCGGCCGCGGGTGCGCGGGAAACGTATAGCCCTGCGTCGTGATGTCGCCCAGCCGTGTGCCCAGCGCCAGGATCAGGTCGCTCGCATCCAGCGCCGCCACCTGCGCGGCTGGCGTCGACAGATCGAGGTCGCCCGCATACAGCGGATGCGTGTTGGGAAACAGGTCGTGCTGGCGGAACGAGACCGCCACCGGAATGGTGTGACGCTCTGCCAGACGCATCAGCGCTTCGCGGCCGCCAGGACGGTTGAATTCGCCGCCCGCGATGATCAGCGGCTTGTGCGCGCGCGACAGCAGCGTGTGGACGTGCGCCAGGCCATCCGGCGCGGGTTGTGTAGGACTTTCAGGCGTTGCCATCCAGTCGTGCTGGTCCACCAACGCCTGTTGCACGTCTTCGGGCACCACCATCACCACCGGCCCGGGCGTGCCCGCCATCGCGACCCGCACGGCCTTGAACGCGGCAACCGCGAGCTCCTCGGGCGTGGTCACCTCGACCACCCACTTGGCCATGGAGCCAAACATCTTCTGATAGTCGATTTCCTGGAACGCTTCCTTGCGCACGTCCTTTTTCGGCACCTGACCGATCAAGACGATCATCGGCACGGCGTCCTGCTGCGCCGCATGCACGCCGATCGCGGCATTGGCGGCGCCCGGTCCGCGCGAGACCATCACCACGCCGGGGCGCCCCGTCAGACGCGCATCCGCGCAGGCCATGAACGCCGCGCCGCCTTCGTGGCGGCAGGTCACCACGTCGATGCCGGGAAAATCATGCAGCGCGTCCAGAACGCCCAGATAGCTTTCGCCGGGCACGACAAACACGCGGTCGATGGCGTTGGCGGCCAACACCTGGATCAACGCGTGGGCGGAGGTGTTCGGTGTTGCGGATGCGGACATAAGCGTGGGTCCCGGCAGGAAAAGGTCCAGGGCATTCTAGATTGGCATCCCCTGGCCAACTAGGCATACTCTGGCAACCAGATATACAAGAATGAGACAGCGGCGCCCGCAGCGGCGTGGCCGCCGTGCTCCGGAGACGATGGACCTACGCAAGATCGAAAACCTGATCCACGTCGCGGATCTGGGCAGCTTTTCTCGGGCGGCATCGGTGCTCGGCATTGCTCAGTCTGCGCTTGGCAGGCAGGTGCGCAAGCTCGAAGACGAATGCGGTTGCGCCCTGCTCTACCGCAACGGGCGCGGCGTTTCGCTAACGCCCGACGGCGAAAAGCTGCTGGACCGGCTGCGTCCGCTCATGCGGCAGATGGATCACGTGGTGACCGAGTTCCATAACGATCAGAAATCGCCGTCAGGGCAGGTGATGCTGGGGCTAACGCCCACCCTCTGTCACATGGTGGGCATGCGGCTGGTTGCCGAGATCTGGCGCCGGCACCCGCGCATTCAACTCAACGTCATCACCGGCTATAGCGGCTACGTGCATGAATGGCTGACCAATGCCCGCGTGGACATTGCCGTGCTGCACGACGCGCGGCGGTCGCAGCACATCGCGGTGTCGCCCCTGGCCGAGCTGGACCTGGCGCTGGTGTCTCCGCCGCAAGGCCTGTCGCCTGCCGCGCGTGCGATGCCGGCCATCCCGTTCACGGCACTGCGCGACCTGCCGCTGGCGCTGCCCACGCGCAATCACGGCCTGCGCCGCACGCTCGAACAGGCGGCGACGCAGGCCGACATGCCGCTGAACGTGGCTTTCGAAATGGACGCGCTGGAGCTGATGAAGGACATCGTCGTCGAAGGGCTGGCGCACACCGTGCTGGCCCTGCCCGCGGTGATGAATGAAGTCGCGTCGGGCAAACTGATCGCCCGCCGGATCGTCGAACCG
The DNA window shown above is from Achromobacter spanius and carries:
- a CDS encoding LysR substrate-binding domain-containing protein codes for the protein MAHLDRVFRSNLKLRHLQLLVALDEFRHVGRTAEFMAVSQPAVSRMLSEVESMLGLALFARSVRGTEPTDAGAAVVRFARGVLAQYERTRDEIDTTASGAAGKTRVGAMAVALPVLLARAVHALKLRSARATVLIEEGDLTHLLPKLRLGELDLFVGRLEPGYAAPDLHAEALFEEPMVVVAAPGSDVAGRSAPGWADLAALPCVMPPPWASLRVKLEQQFHHRGLQPPSDLMETSSYLSTLTFIRERNAVGFLAKSAARSFENQGLCRILDVPLELALPPVGIITLREAPLPATSAQLIGCLKDAAAALRADAANGAG
- a CDS encoding UxaA family hydrolase, giving the protein MTSNPLIRLHANDNVLVAREALALGMHIPALGLRVRAQVPGGHKIAACRMPKGTPVRKYDAIIGVAARDIEAGEHVHAHNLALADFERDPGFCRDVRPVDMVPEAERATFQGYARADGRVGTRNFIGILASVNCSATVIHHIAQHYTPERLAAFPNVDGVVAFAQTSGCGMSSPSEHFDVLRRTLAGYARHPNLAGVLIVGLGCERNQVSALIESQDLAGDARVRTLVMQDTGGTRATIAAGIRAIDEMLPLADVARRSSVPASHLKIGLECGGSDGYSAITANPALGAAMDILVRHGGTAILSETPEIHGVEYLLTRRAVTPEVGRKLLDRLAWWERYTAGHNAQFNGVVGHGNQQGGLANIFEKSLGSAMKGGTTPLQAVYEYAEPIDRAGLVFMDSPGYDPVAVTGQIASGANLICFTTGRGSMFGSKPAPTLKLASNSSMYARLEEDMDINCGAVLDGEVDIAQMGQRIFDHILRAASGAPTKSEALGLGNHEFVPWHLGIVS
- a CDS encoding aldolase/citrate lyase family protein, whose amino-acid sequence is MPAHNPFKTALAERQAQVGLWLSMADPYLAEVSATAGFDWLLIDGEHAPNDLRGTLAALQSVAPYRAQPVVRVVAGDTALIKQMLDIGAKNLLVPMVDTAEQARALVAATRYPPLGMRGVGSAVGRASRWSARDDYLDVADDEICLLVQAETVQALSNLEAICEVPGVDGVFIGPADLAASMGHRGRPGHPDVQAAIERAMRIIIERGKSAGTLTSDPALARRYLDLGCTFVAVGVDVLLYANSARRLAASFISPGERPAPPAPSAAY
- a CDS encoding tripartite tricarboxylate transporter substrate binding protein, with the translated sequence MRHIPTPDRDRRRFLAGAACLGAMAGAGAAGLLAPGLARAADYPQRPITFICPWPVGGTADQSMRALCQVASGVLGQSIVVENRAGASGMIGTKSLSQAQPDGYTIGQIPISVARFSQLGLLQLDPRSELTYLARTSGQTFGIAVLASSPFKTLQEVVAYAKANPGKLTYGHAGIGGATHVGMEEFAMTAGVRFNAIAYKGGAAALQDVLGGQIDLLADSSSWAPHVEAGKLRLLATWGESRASRFKDAPTLKELGYDVVVEAPNGIGAPKGLDPAVERKLREAFRTAVKSDAFKQVADRIDAPVMYLDGPDYQAYVASVYTQETALIARLKLKEMLQKG
- a CDS encoding DUF4202 domain-containing protein, encoding MNDRLQQTLRRFDDYNAADPNTFTWEGESCPQELFLAQKLHDWVMKLAPDASEPLILASRCQHIGRWEITRASYPEGRIGYLTWRKALARHHAGIAQELMKETGYPQEDCERVAAILMKQGIKQDPDVQVMENALCLVFLQYQYEAFYPAHEDKIVEILRKSLLKMDGAGHQQAMTLSYSDKGMGYIKQALAALESAD
- a CDS encoding ProQ/FinO family protein — protein: MGLEQLAAIRELLIKQSPDKAGSKNESRPQGTDKPRRPQGAGKGPRPQGGDKAKRAQGGDKGQRAPRPEKRETPVDPVVVAISRLQRHFPKAFPKNPAPKVPLKLGVLADLVQHAEQLQLDEAQIKEAVKTWCDGRRYWASMVEDAPRVDLNGEPAGAVTANEARHAKRMASRNASRNAARARAEKKAQTAAEQTPAPAADAAPDTQPADATSAEVNAVAVKAAEVNATDVNAADAKAADATTPTDVTPEDIKPQAAE
- a CDS encoding class II aldolase/adducin family protein is translated as MNTKAEMSSQEWDTRVQLAACYRLVAHFGMSDLIYNHITARIPDTDDHLLINPYGMMYDEITASSLVKIDLAGNILDQPSGYGINAAGYVIHSAVHGARHDVACVIHTHTRAGMAVSALQCGLLPLTQTAMRFAKIPYHDYESVAIDLDERERLVADLGSSDAMILRNHGLLAAGPSIAQAFNTLYWLEMACKAQVDALSSGRELCLPPPEVIEKTWLLYQPGTRRPFGELEWPAMLRLMDRKDPGYKN
- a CDS encoding Bug family tripartite tricarboxylate transporter substrate binding protein — its product is MRHARLLTVTLAATLWAAGSAAQAQDEPYPAKPVTILVGFPPGTATDTVARMLGERLAQRMGQQFIVENKPGAGGSIAAGLGARAKPDGYTLMIGASAPQAINPHVYPNLNYDARKDFAPIGLITWLPYLFVVSADNPARNLTDFLTAVKAKPGQYTYGTTGVGTTSHLVTSVLLSKAGATMVHVPYKGSSQAQTDIVGGRTYATFDTMVSSLAMVKAGRLKALAVSTPERVPTLPDVPTVAEQGFPGFDMGAWLGLIAPAGIPPAIQEKLAREMNDVLADAAVRDKLADLGAQVRTTESPARFGAMMKSEYESWGNVVREFNVKGTD